The nucleotide sequence CTTTGATGTGGCAAAGTTCCCGGAAATGACTTTCAAATCCACCAATGTAAAATACGACAAAAACAAACCCGACAAAGTGGAAGGCGACCTGACCATCCGCGGGATCACCAAAAAGGTCACACTTGATGTGGACTATAACGGCGCTGTCACGGATCCATGGGGCAACCGCGTGATCACCTTTGAAGCCGAAGGCGAAGTCAACCGCAAGGACTTCGGCCTGAACTGGAACAAAGCCATGGATAAAGGCGGCTTTGTTGTCGGCGACAAAATCAAAATCGAAATCGACGGCGAAGCCAAGGTCGCAGCAGCCCCAACAGCTCCAAAAAAATAGAGGCCCTCATGCAAAATTCCAGTTTCTCCCACAAGGTGGGCATGGGCCTGCGGGCCCCGCATTTTCCTTATCTTGAGCAGCGTCCTTCCACAGAGGTGGCGTGGTTCGAGGCCCAGACGGAAACCTACATTCACACCCATGGGCGCTCCATGGAAATGCTGCAAACCATCCGCCAGGACTATCCCGTGGCCCTGCACGGGATTTCGATGAACATCGGTGCGCCGG is from Bdellovibrio bacteriovorus str. Tiberius and encodes:
- a CDS encoding YceI family protein, with translation MRTLLFSVIATSLVTTTAYATKFDVDKAHTNVSFTAPHLMVSKVKGRFDQVSGTFEFDEKSMKLSDINVTIKTESINTNEADRDKHMRSPDFFDVAKFPEMTFKSTNVKYDKNKPDKVEGDLTIRGITKKVTLDVDYNGAVTDPWGNRVITFEAEGEVNRKDFGLNWNKAMDKGGFVVGDKIKIEIDGEAKVAAAPTAPKK